In Zingiber officinale cultivar Zhangliang chromosome 1A, Zo_v1.1, whole genome shotgun sequence, a genomic segment contains:
- the LOC121998623 gene encoding pathogenesis-related protein STH-2-like: protein MVSGSCTDEVTLNVSAARLWKGAVCEPHILYPKLLPDFFSKAERIGEGVGAVNVFYFAPASNMPLGSFNKNKIVVLDEATYTFKNTATEGGLIGVLLKSLDYESVFVPSGADSCIAKIKMEYETLGDKDLSEEELKPIRDGSIGVLKAVEGYLLANPDVYA from the exons ATGGTGTCTGGTTCCTGCACCGACGAGGTCACCCTCAATGTCTCTGCTGCAAGGCTTTGGAAAGGAGCAGTGTGCGAACCCCACATCTTGTACCCTAAGCTCTTGCCTGATTTTTTCTCGAAAGCTGAGCGTATTGGAGAGGGAGTTGGAGCCGTCAATGTTTTCTACTTTGCTCCAG CTTCTAATATGCCACTGGGAAGCTTCAACAAGAACAAAATAGTAGTGTTGGATGAGGCAACTTACACTTTCAAAAACACAGCCACCGAAGGAGGTCTCATAGGCGTATTGCTCAAGTCACTTGATTATGAGTCAGTGTTTGTGCCTTCGGGTGCTGATAGTTGCATTGCAAAGATCAAGATGGAGTATGAAACACTCGGGGACAAGGATCTTAGTGAGGAAGAGCTAAAACCCATTAGAGATGGATCCATCGGAGTCCTCAAAGCTGTCGAAGGATACTTGCTCGCTAATCCTGATGTCTATGCATGA